From a single Sinomonas atrocyanea genomic region:
- a CDS encoding sugar phosphate isomerase/epimerase family protein, translating into MSEAVQWELSGFGDEIDADPRVQAAVMRALGAGHIEVRSAWGTNIVDLSEEQLGELKSVLDEAGLKASAIASPIGKVDVALPVEHELERLGRALRAAEVLGAPYIRIFSFYYEGKAPEEVRDAVIERMTALARRAEGTGVVLVHENEKDIFGDVPERVLDIVESVDSPALKLAWDPANFVQCGVKPFTEGYEELRPHVVYLQVKDALASSGKVVPAGEGDGEVLRTVEALRDSGYSGFASLEPHLAYAYETGGFSGPFAFGVAARAFAKVLEAAGVEAR; encoded by the coding sequence ATGTCTGAAGCAGTCCAGTGGGAGCTGTCCGGTTTCGGTGACGAGATCGACGCGGACCCGCGGGTCCAGGCGGCCGTGATGCGCGCGCTGGGTGCGGGCCACATCGAGGTCCGCAGCGCGTGGGGCACGAACATCGTGGATCTGTCCGAGGAGCAGCTCGGTGAGCTCAAGTCGGTCCTCGACGAGGCTGGTCTCAAGGCTTCCGCGATCGCCTCGCCGATCGGCAAGGTGGACGTCGCCCTCCCCGTCGAGCACGAGCTTGAGCGCCTGGGGCGGGCCCTCCGCGCCGCCGAAGTCCTGGGCGCCCCGTACATCCGCATCTTCTCCTTCTACTACGAGGGCAAGGCCCCGGAGGAAGTCCGGGACGCGGTGATCGAGCGTATGACGGCGCTGGCCCGACGGGCGGAGGGCACGGGCGTGGTGCTCGTGCACGAGAACGAGAAGGACATCTTCGGCGACGTGCCCGAGCGCGTCCTGGACATCGTCGAGTCTGTGGACTCTCCTGCCCTCAAACTCGCATGGGACCCCGCCAACTTCGTCCAGTGCGGGGTCAAGCCGTTCACGGAGGGCTACGAGGAGCTCCGCCCGCATGTGGTGTACCTGCAGGTCAAGGACGCTCTGGCCTCGTCGGGAAAGGTGGTCCCGGCCGGCGAGGGGGACGGCGAGGTGCTCCGCACTGTCGAGGCCCTGCGCGACAGCGGCTATTCCGGCTTCGCCTCGCTTGAACCCCATCTCGCGTATGCGTACGAGACGGGCGGCTTCAGCGGCCCGTTCGCGTTCGGCGTCGCTGCGCGCGCGTTCGCGAAGGTTCTCGAGGCCGCTGGCGTCGAGGCCCGCTGA
- the uxaC gene encoding glucuronate isomerase, with amino-acid sequence MSQSIAANPDRLLPVDPGTRAIARELLAEVEHLPLISPHGHVPAEMLAEDTTFPDPTALLVSPDHYVTRLIHAGGVGLDQLRVGPGPHSVDSRTAWRHFAAAWPLFDGTASGYWIRSEFEHVFGLPAETVDSFGAETADAVYDAIAAKLAEPSFRPRQLFEDFGLEVLATTDDPLDSLEAHRLLAKDESFTGRVLPTFRPDPYINVAHPEWAARVDRLTAEAGDGVGGYAGYLRALENRRRYFVENGAVSADHGVRTPLTLKLSGPEAEALFAKACRGQATAADRDAFEGHMMYEMARMSVEDGLVMTVHPGSFRNHHTATFTQFGADTGHDIPFAVHYTEGLRPLLQDFGTAKDFHLVLFTLDETVFSRELAPLAGFYPSVYVGAPWWFLDAPDSILRFRSAVTETTGFTRTSGFIDDTRAFCSIPARHNMSRRMDAGFLARLVAEHRLTEARAHEIIVDLVDGSPRRVFKL; translated from the coding sequence ATGAGCCAGTCCATCGCGGCCAACCCCGACCGCCTCCTGCCGGTCGACCCGGGAACCCGGGCGATCGCGCGCGAGCTGCTCGCCGAGGTCGAGCACCTTCCGCTCATCTCCCCGCACGGGCACGTGCCGGCCGAGATGCTCGCGGAGGACACCACGTTCCCCGACCCCACGGCCCTCTTGGTCAGCCCGGACCACTACGTCACGCGGCTCATCCATGCCGGCGGCGTGGGGTTGGATCAGCTCCGCGTCGGCCCCGGACCGCACAGCGTGGACTCCCGCACCGCGTGGCGGCACTTCGCCGCGGCGTGGCCGCTCTTCGACGGGACCGCCTCGGGCTACTGGATCCGCAGCGAGTTCGAGCACGTCTTCGGCCTTCCGGCCGAGACCGTGGACTCTTTCGGCGCCGAGACAGCCGACGCCGTCTACGACGCGATCGCGGCGAAGCTCGCCGAGCCCTCCTTCCGGCCGCGGCAGCTGTTCGAGGACTTCGGCCTCGAGGTGCTCGCCACGACTGACGACCCGCTCGACAGCCTCGAGGCGCACCGGCTCCTGGCCAAGGACGAGTCGTTCACCGGACGGGTCCTGCCGACCTTCCGCCCCGACCCCTACATCAACGTGGCGCACCCCGAGTGGGCCGCGCGGGTGGACCGGCTCACCGCAGAGGCGGGCGACGGCGTCGGCGGCTACGCGGGCTACCTCCGGGCGCTGGAGAACCGGCGCCGCTACTTCGTTGAGAACGGCGCCGTCTCCGCCGACCACGGGGTGCGCACCCCGCTCACGCTCAAGCTGAGCGGCCCCGAGGCGGAGGCGCTGTTCGCCAAGGCATGCCGCGGCCAGGCGACCGCGGCGGACCGCGACGCCTTCGAGGGCCACATGATGTACGAGATGGCCCGGATGAGCGTCGAGGACGGCCTCGTGATGACGGTGCACCCCGGCTCGTTCCGCAACCACCACACGGCCACCTTCACGCAGTTCGGGGCGGACACCGGCCACGACATCCCGTTCGCGGTGCACTACACGGAGGGGCTCCGCCCGCTCCTGCAGGACTTCGGCACGGCCAAGGACTTCCACCTCGTCCTGTTCACCCTCGACGAGACGGTCTTCAGCCGGGAGCTCGCGCCCCTGGCCGGGTTCTACCCGTCCGTGTACGTGGGCGCCCCGTGGTGGTTCCTCGACGCACCGGACTCCATCCTCCGGTTCCGCTCGGCCGTCACGGAGACGACCGGCTTCACCCGGACCTCGGGCTTCATCGACGACACGCGGGCGTTCTGCTCCATCCCGGCACGGCACAACATGAGCCGTCGCATGGACGCGGGCTTCCTCGCGAGGCTCGTCGCGGAGCACCGCCTCACCGAGGCGAGGGCCCACGAGATCATCGTGGACCTGGTCGACGGCTCGCCGCGGCGCGTCTTCAAGCTCTAG
- a CDS encoding mannitol dehydrogenase family protein, with the protein MHATVSTEVLPLLGRSGAPAPPVRIVHLGLGAFHRSHQAWFTAHAPDAAEWGIASFTGRRPDAARVLAAQDGLFTLIERGGDGDRFEVVGSIAEAIDGADTARLDALLAAPSTAIVTLTVTEAVYEKHDADSPLARLCHGLSARRQAGAGPIAVVSCDNVAGNAEVAQKALLAIAEGLDSGLASWMRENVSFVGTSVDRITPRTTPDDVALVASECGYRDEAPVVAEPFANWILAGDFPAGRPRWEDAGAQFVADIEPFENRKLWLLNGAHSILAYAGQLRGHTTVAEAIADPVCRDAVEAFWDAAARHLTLPELAVPQYRAALIERFSNPRIAHHLAQIAADGTTKLRMRAVPVLSAEIAGGRTGVAAARMIAVWMDFVSAAASGDFQDPLKDQVLEAASLEGRERTQALAELVSPAVAGDPVLVDRIHSLRGTLDRQ; encoded by the coding sequence ATGCATGCCACCGTCTCGACCGAGGTGCTTCCCCTCCTGGGCAGGTCCGGCGCCCCCGCACCCCCGGTGCGGATCGTCCACCTCGGCCTCGGCGCCTTCCACCGTTCGCACCAGGCCTGGTTCACCGCCCACGCCCCGGACGCCGCCGAATGGGGGATCGCCTCCTTCACCGGGCGCCGCCCCGACGCCGCCCGCGTCCTCGCGGCCCAGGACGGGCTCTTCACCCTGATCGAGCGCGGCGGCGACGGCGACCGCTTCGAGGTGGTCGGCTCGATTGCCGAGGCGATCGACGGCGCGGACACCGCCCGCCTCGACGCCCTGCTCGCGGCGCCGTCCACCGCGATCGTGACCCTTACGGTCACCGAGGCGGTCTACGAGAAGCACGACGCCGACTCGCCCCTCGCGCGGCTGTGCCACGGGCTCTCGGCGAGAAGGCAGGCGGGCGCCGGCCCGATCGCCGTCGTCAGCTGCGACAACGTGGCCGGCAACGCCGAGGTGGCGCAGAAGGCGCTGCTCGCCATCGCCGAGGGCCTTGACTCCGGGCTGGCCTCGTGGATGCGGGAGAATGTCAGCTTCGTGGGCACCTCGGTGGACCGCATCACGCCCCGCACGACGCCGGACGACGTGGCCCTCGTCGCGTCCGAATGCGGTTACCGCGACGAGGCCCCCGTGGTGGCCGAGCCGTTCGCGAACTGGATCCTCGCAGGCGACTTCCCGGCGGGACGCCCGCGCTGGGAGGACGCGGGGGCGCAGTTCGTGGCGGACATCGAGCCGTTCGAGAACCGCAAGCTCTGGCTCCTCAACGGCGCCCACTCGATCCTGGCCTATGCCGGGCAGCTGCGCGGCCACACCACGGTGGCCGAGGCGATCGCCGACCCCGTGTGCCGGGACGCCGTGGAGGCCTTCTGGGACGCGGCCGCCCGGCACCTGACGCTGCCCGAGCTCGCCGTCCCGCAGTACCGGGCGGCCCTGATCGAGAGGTTCTCGAACCCGAGGATCGCCCACCACCTCGCCCAGATCGCCGCCGACGGCACCACGAAGCTGCGCATGCGCGCCGTGCCGGTGCTCTCCGCCGAGATCGCCGGCGGCCGCACGGGCGTGGCGGCCGCCCGGATGATCGCGGTGTGGATGGACTTCGTCTCCGCCGCTGCCTCGGGAGACTTCCAGGATCCGCTGAAGGACCAGGTGCTCGAGGCCGCGTCCCTCGAGGGCAGGGAGCGGACCCAGGCGCTCGCCGAGCTCGTGTCCCCAGCCGTCGCCGGGGACCCGGTCCTCGTGGACCGCATCCACTCCCTGCGGGGCACCCTCGACCGGCAATGA
- the manD gene encoding D-mannonate dehydratase ManD, which produces MKIVSAEVFVTSPTRNFVTLKVTTDEGITGIGDATLNGRELAVAAYLKEHVAQLLVGRDPHMIEDTWQFLYRSSYWRRGPVTMAAIAAVDVALWDIKGKVAGLPVYQLLGGASRRGLRAYGHASGTDLPSLFDSIREHLELGYKSIRVQTAIPGIKAVYGVAAQSQASGERYDYEPAGRGAYPQEEDWDTRAYLRHLPTVFEAVRNEFGPEIPLLHDGHHRMTPMQAAKLGKALEPYDLFWLEDCTPAENQEGLRLVRQHTTTPLAIGEIFNTVWDFQLLIREQLIDYVRAASTHFGGISPLKKVMDYAAQYQIKSGFHGPTDISPVGFAAQLHVGLAIHNYGIQEYMQHSEKTNTVFEQSMTFTDGYLHPGDKPGLGVEFNEEAANSFPYQQAYLPYNRLIDGTVHDW; this is translated from the coding sequence ATGAAGATCGTCTCCGCTGAAGTCTTCGTGACGAGCCCCACGCGCAACTTCGTGACCCTGAAGGTCACCACGGACGAGGGGATCACCGGGATCGGCGATGCGACGCTCAACGGGCGTGAGCTCGCCGTGGCCGCGTACCTGAAGGAGCACGTGGCCCAGCTGCTCGTGGGGCGGGACCCACACATGATCGAGGACACCTGGCAGTTCCTCTACCGCTCCTCCTACTGGCGGCGGGGGCCGGTGACCATGGCCGCGATCGCGGCCGTGGACGTGGCGCTGTGGGACATCAAGGGCAAGGTCGCCGGGCTGCCGGTGTACCAGCTCCTCGGCGGCGCCTCCCGCCGGGGCCTGCGCGCCTACGGGCACGCCTCGGGCACCGACCTTCCCTCGCTGTTCGACTCGATCCGCGAGCACCTCGAGCTCGGCTACAAGTCCATCCGCGTCCAGACCGCCATCCCGGGCATCAAGGCCGTCTACGGGGTGGCCGCCCAGTCCCAGGCTTCGGGCGAGCGCTACGACTACGAGCCCGCCGGCCGCGGCGCCTACCCGCAGGAGGAGGACTGGGACACCCGCGCCTACCTGCGCCACCTCCCGACCGTCTTCGAGGCCGTGCGCAACGAATTCGGCCCCGAGATCCCGCTCCTGCACGATGGCCACCACCGCATGACGCCGATGCAGGCCGCCAAGCTCGGAAAGGCCCTCGAGCCGTACGACCTGTTCTGGCTCGAGGACTGCACCCCGGCCGAGAACCAGGAGGGCCTGCGCCTGGTCCGCCAGCACACCACCACGCCCCTGGCCATCGGCGAGATCTTCAACACCGTCTGGGACTTCCAGCTGCTCATCCGCGAGCAGCTCATCGACTACGTCCGCGCGGCCTCGACCCACTTCGGCGGCATCTCGCCGCTGAAGAAGGTCATGGACTACGCGGCCCAGTACCAGATCAAGTCCGGCTTCCACGGCCCCACCGACATCTCCCCGGTCGGCTTCGCCGCCCAGCTGCACGTGGGCCTCGCGATCCACAACTACGGGATCCAGGAGTACATGCAGCACTCCGAAAAGACGAACACCGTCTTCGAGCAGTCGATGACGTTCACGGACGGCTACCTCCACCCGGGCGACAAGCCCGGCCTCGGCGTCGAGTTCAACGAGGAGGCCGCGAACTCCTTCCCGTACCAGCAGGCGTACCTGCCGTACAACCGCCTCATCGACGGCACGGTGCACGACTGGTGA
- a CDS encoding gluconokinase, producing MTDAADPGMLHVIVMGVSGCGKSTVGRLLAQELGGEFLDGDDLHPEANVAKMAAGIPLDDADREPWLRLIGEKMAGASGTMVIGCSALKRAYRDIIRHAAPDTEFVHLHGTRELLAARMAARPGHFMPVSLLDSQLATLEPLQEDERGRVFDIAEPPEKIADEAAEWLRS from the coding sequence GTGACCGACGCAGCGGACCCCGGGATGCTCCACGTCATCGTGATGGGCGTCTCCGGGTGCGGCAAGAGCACCGTGGGGCGGCTCCTCGCCCAGGAGCTGGGCGGGGAGTTCCTCGACGGCGACGACCTGCATCCGGAGGCCAACGTCGCCAAGATGGCGGCGGGCATCCCGCTCGACGACGCGGACCGGGAGCCCTGGCTGCGCCTGATCGGGGAGAAGATGGCCGGCGCCTCCGGCACCATGGTGATCGGCTGCAGCGCGCTCAAGCGCGCCTACCGGGACATCATCCGTCACGCGGCCCCGGACACGGAGTTCGTGCACCTGCACGGCACGCGCGAGCTCCTCGCCGCCCGCATGGCCGCGCGGCCGGGGCACTTCATGCCGGTGTCCCTGCTCGATTCGCAGCTCGCTACACTCGAACCCCTCCAGGAGGACGAGCGCGGGCGGGTCTTCGACATCGCGGAGCCGCCCGAGAAGATCGCCGACGAGGCCGCGGAGTGGCTCCGCTCCTGA
- the uidB gene encoding glucuronide transporter: MTSSPTPAPSKAGTLGLRSIIGYGAGDAANNLAFTTTTMFLLVYYTDVAGISAAAAGTLFLVVRVFDAFSDLFAGRMVDRTYTKRWGKFRPFILFGAVPLMVLTVLNFHIPQIGAGGKLAYAYVVYAALGLAYSLVNIPYGSMAGAMTPQPKERAKLASSRTIGALLVGSALGIFVAPLLKAGADLQPIFTTVTVVFMVLGVALYLVTFFTTREKVVRDVPKVSFKQSMRTLKGNRPLLMLCLSSVLFLSGYLSLTTVQVYYFRDVLHSLGLVPVLSIAQLVVTLALGAVMPAVVARAGKRAAYIAFVGVLVVGGVIVLLAPAALAWLGFLGFLIAMAGIVGVNIVVWALEADTVEYGEWKTGVRSEGIIYSLFSFTRKTGQAIGGALAGYAIAWGGYNGHAAQQSPQAVLGIQIAAGLIPAVLALAAGAIMVFYNLTDERHATIVAEIRERHAQAGAGLGADSETVALHSQPEA, from the coding sequence ATGACGTCTTCACCCACCCCCGCCCCGTCGAAGGCCGGCACGCTCGGCCTGAGGAGCATCATCGGCTACGGCGCGGGCGACGCCGCGAACAACCTCGCCTTCACCACCACCACGATGTTCCTGCTCGTCTACTACACCGACGTGGCCGGAATCTCCGCGGCCGCCGCGGGGACCCTGTTCCTCGTGGTGCGCGTCTTCGACGCCTTCTCCGATCTGTTCGCGGGCCGCATGGTGGACCGCACCTACACCAAGCGGTGGGGCAAGTTCCGCCCCTTCATCCTCTTCGGCGCCGTGCCGCTCATGGTGCTCACGGTCCTGAACTTCCACATCCCGCAGATCGGGGCCGGCGGGAAGCTCGCCTACGCCTACGTCGTGTACGCGGCCTTGGGTCTGGCCTACTCGCTCGTGAACATCCCCTACGGCTCGATGGCCGGCGCCATGACGCCACAGCCCAAGGAGCGCGCCAAGCTCGCATCCTCGCGGACCATCGGGGCGCTGCTCGTCGGCTCCGCCCTCGGCATCTTCGTGGCCCCGCTGCTCAAGGCCGGCGCCGACCTCCAGCCGATCTTCACGACCGTGACGGTCGTCTTCATGGTCCTCGGCGTCGCCCTGTACCTGGTCACGTTCTTCACCACCCGCGAGAAGGTGGTCCGCGACGTGCCGAAGGTCTCCTTCAAGCAGAGCATGCGCACCCTCAAGGGCAACCGGCCCCTGCTGATGCTGTGCCTGTCCTCGGTGCTCTTCCTCTCCGGCTACCTTTCCCTGACCACCGTGCAGGTCTACTACTTCCGCGACGTGCTCCACAGCCTCGGCCTCGTCCCCGTGCTCTCCATCGCCCAGCTCGTCGTCACGCTCGCCCTCGGCGCCGTGATGCCCGCCGTCGTGGCCAGGGCCGGCAAGCGCGCGGCCTACATCGCCTTCGTCGGCGTCCTCGTGGTGGGCGGCGTGATCGTGCTCCTCGCGCCCGCCGCCCTCGCGTGGCTCGGCTTCCTCGGCTTCCTCATCGCGATGGCCGGGATCGTCGGCGTCAACATCGTCGTGTGGGCGCTCGAGGCGGACACCGTCGAGTACGGCGAGTGGAAGACCGGGGTCCGTTCGGAGGGCATCATCTACTCCCTCTTCTCGTTCACCCGCAAGACGGGCCAGGCGATCGGCGGTGCCCTCGCCGGCTACGCGATCGCCTGGGGCGGCTACAACGGTCACGCGGCCCAGCAGTCCCCGCAGGCGGTGCTCGGGATCCAGATCGCCGCGGGCCTCATCCCGGCCGTCCTCGCCCTCGCCGCCGGCGCGATCATGGTCTTCTACAACCTCACCGACGAGCGGCACGCCACGATCGTCGCCGAGATCCGCGAGCGGCACGCCCAGGCAGGGGCCGGCCTCGGCGCGGATTCGGAGACGGTCGCGCTGCACTCGCAGCCGGAGGCCTGA
- a CDS encoding stealth conserved region 3 domain-containing protein, with protein MNTSPTPAEVYHATPDTAEPAPAALEVTSAEAGRRLADRDDVLRHRKRGYALVNRTQTPHEAMVEDLLFVRDVLDRADIPYLLVRGNDARPVIAVDWTRRKDLRRALVEACRDEPFYSLTVDARKDRALLVADGRLAESGQARMFRLYRPRIEPAGGLRYGHETGVQVELWKWEGETLQLPIENSLTRRTLPRNEAVRGTVERFGRTWPTIENMFADHATDIDFTIDIVFSWVDGADPELRRYRESFLPGVVHGEGDDADARVRQINELKYALRSVHMFAPWIGRIFICTDSKPPAWLDTAHERVTVVPAAEHFKDPSVLPVFNSQAIESQLQHIEGLSEYFLYSNDDMFFGRPLGPDMFFSPGGITKFIEASTRIGLGDNHLDRSGHENAARVNRRLLYERFGRITTRHLEHTAAPLRKSVLLEMEQEFPEEFARTAAARFRSWDSISVTNSFYHYYALLTGRAVTKVGAKVQYIDTTVRAGLDALPKLLKKRNQDFFCLNDGSFPEVSGEERQERVTDFLEKYFPIPAPWER; from the coding sequence GTGAACACGTCCCCGACGCCCGCCGAGGTCTACCATGCGACCCCAGACACCGCGGAACCGGCGCCCGCTGCGCTCGAGGTCACCTCCGCCGAAGCTGGGCGGCGGCTCGCGGACAGGGACGACGTCCTGCGGCACAGGAAGCGCGGCTACGCGCTCGTCAACAGGACCCAGACGCCCCACGAGGCCATGGTGGAGGACCTCCTGTTCGTCCGGGACGTGCTGGACCGCGCCGACATCCCCTACCTCCTGGTGCGCGGCAACGACGCGCGCCCGGTGATCGCGGTGGACTGGACCCGGCGCAAGGACCTGCGCCGCGCCCTGGTCGAGGCGTGCCGCGACGAGCCCTTCTACTCCCTGACGGTCGACGCGCGGAAGGACCGGGCGCTGCTCGTGGCCGACGGCCGCCTCGCCGAATCAGGGCAGGCGCGCATGTTCCGGCTCTACCGGCCGCGGATCGAGCCGGCCGGCGGACTGCGGTACGGCCACGAGACGGGCGTGCAGGTGGAGCTGTGGAAGTGGGAGGGCGAGACCCTCCAGCTGCCCATCGAGAACTCCCTCACCCGGCGCACGCTCCCCCGCAACGAGGCCGTCCGCGGCACTGTCGAGCGCTTCGGCCGGACCTGGCCCACGATCGAGAACATGTTCGCGGACCATGCGACGGACATCGACTTCACGATCGACATCGTGTTCTCGTGGGTGGACGGGGCGGACCCGGAGCTGCGGCGCTACCGCGAGTCCTTCCTGCCCGGCGTGGTGCACGGCGAGGGCGACGACGCCGATGCCCGCGTCCGGCAGATCAATGAGCTCAAGTACGCCCTGCGCAGCGTGCACATGTTCGCGCCCTGGATCGGGCGGATCTTCATCTGCACCGACTCGAAGCCGCCGGCGTGGCTCGACACAGCCCACGAGAGGGTCACGGTCGTCCCGGCTGCGGAGCACTTCAAGGACCCGTCGGTGCTGCCGGTCTTCAACTCCCAGGCCATCGAGTCCCAGCTGCAGCACATCGAGGGCCTCTCGGAGTACTTCCTGTACTCGAACGACGACATGTTCTTCGGCCGGCCCCTCGGCCCGGACATGTTCTTCTCCCCCGGCGGCATCACCAAGTTCATCGAGGCCTCGACCCGGATCGGGCTCGGCGACAACCACCTCGACCGCTCCGGCCACGAGAACGCCGCCCGGGTGAACCGGCGGCTCCTCTACGAGCGGTTCGGCCGGATCACCACGCGGCACCTCGAGCACACGGCGGCGCCCCTGCGGAAGTCCGTGCTGCTCGAGATGGAGCAGGAGTTCCCCGAGGAGTTCGCCCGGACGGCGGCCGCGCGCTTCCGCTCGTGGGACAGCATCTCGGTCACCAATTCCTTCTACCACTACTACGCGCTGCTCACGGGCCGCGCGGTGACGAAGGTCGGCGCGAAGGTCCAGTACATCGACACGACGGTGCGCGCGGGGCTCGATGCGCTGCCCAAGCTGCTCAAGAAGCGAAATCAGGACTTCTTCTGCCTCAACGACGGCTCGTTCCCCGAGGTCTCCGGCGAGGAGCGCCAGGAACGGGTGACGGACTTCCTCGAGAAGTACTTCCCCATCCCCGCGCCCTGGGAGCGGTAA
- the lhgO gene encoding L-2-hydroxyglutarate oxidase, which translates to MGAGESFAVVGAGIIGAAVARELTRRFPGAAVTVFEKEPRPAAHQTGHNSGVVHAGLYYEPGGLKARLCRRGVGLLKDLCAERALPYEACGKVVVALDAEEEARLEQIYERAVGNGVPGVRLVDAGELREIEPHAVGRRALYSPETAIVDYARVTEALLDDARAAGGSVRFGTEVRAVTEAGAAATVETAHGRERFDAVIACAGLQSDRLAARSGDEAGPAIVPFLGQYFVLEPAYRDVVRGLVYPVPDPRYPFLGVHLTKRVDGEMTVGPNAFLSLSREGYAGLGLDLRDVASTLGFGGFWRFSGRNLATAAREIRTLASPGRFIAEAGRYVPALEGARAVGASRGIRAQAMNRDGSLVDDFAIQRRGRITHIRNAPSPGATSSMAIAEHIVENLSHPA; encoded by the coding sequence GTGGGCGCAGGGGAGTCGTTCGCCGTCGTGGGTGCGGGGATCATCGGCGCGGCTGTGGCACGGGAGCTCACACGCCGTTTCCCGGGCGCCGCGGTCACGGTGTTCGAGAAGGAGCCGCGCCCCGCCGCGCACCAGACCGGACACAACTCGGGGGTCGTGCACGCGGGCCTCTACTACGAGCCCGGCGGCCTCAAGGCCCGGCTGTGCCGCCGTGGCGTGGGGCTCCTGAAGGACCTGTGTGCCGAGCGGGCGCTGCCGTACGAGGCGTGCGGGAAGGTCGTCGTCGCCCTCGACGCCGAGGAGGAGGCCAGGCTCGAGCAGATCTACGAGCGGGCTGTCGGCAACGGCGTGCCCGGCGTGCGCCTGGTGGACGCCGGCGAGCTGCGCGAGATCGAGCCCCACGCCGTGGGCCGGCGCGCGCTCTACTCGCCCGAGACCGCGATCGTGGACTACGCCCGCGTCACCGAGGCCCTCCTCGACGACGCCCGCGCCGCGGGCGGCTCCGTCCGGTTCGGCACCGAGGTGCGGGCCGTGACGGAGGCCGGCGCCGCCGCGACGGTGGAGACGGCCCACGGGCGCGAGCGCTTCGATGCGGTCATCGCCTGCGCGGGGCTGCAGTCCGACCGTCTGGCCGCCCGGTCCGGCGATGAAGCGGGGCCGGCCATCGTGCCCTTCCTCGGCCAGTACTTCGTCCTCGAGCCGGCCTACCGCGACGTGGTCCGGGGCCTCGTCTACCCCGTCCCGGACCCGCGCTACCCGTTCCTCGGCGTGCACCTGACGAAGCGGGTCGACGGCGAGATGACCGTGGGGCCCAATGCCTTCCTCTCCCTCTCCCGGGAGGGCTACGCGGGGCTGGGCCTGGACCTGCGGGATGTGGCGTCCACGCTGGGCTTCGGCGGCTTCTGGCGGTTCTCGGGCCGCAACCTCGCCACGGCCGCGCGGGAGATCAGGACGCTCGCCTCGCCCGGGCGCTTCATCGCCGAGGCCGGCCGCTACGTCCCCGCGCTCGAGGGCGCGCGGGCTGTCGGCGCCTCCCGGGGCATCCGGGCCCAGGCCATGAACCGCGACGGCAGCCTCGTGGACGACTTCGCGATCCAGCGCCGTGGCCGCATCACCCACATCCGCAACGCCCCCTCGCCCGGCGCGACCTCGTCCATGGCGATCGCGGAGCACATCGTCGAGAACCTCTCCCACCCCGCCTGA
- the pyrE gene encoding orotate phosphoribosyltransferase: protein MTDAAPADTAAARARLLELIKELAVVRGKVTLSSGKEADYYVDLRRITLHHEASQLVGQVMLDLIDRAGVQMDAAGGLTMGADPVGTALMHAAREAGRAVDAFVVRKAQKSYGMGRQVEGPGVEGRKVVVLEDTSTTGGSALAAVEGVRNAGGEVTAVAVIVDRATGAKERIEAEAGVPYLYAFGKDELGLD, encoded by the coding sequence ATGACTGACGCCGCACCCGCCGACACCGCTGCCGCCCGCGCCCGCCTGCTGGAGCTCATCAAGGAGCTCGCCGTGGTGCGGGGCAAGGTGACCCTCTCGAGCGGCAAGGAAGCGGACTACTACGTGGACCTGCGCCGCATCACCCTGCACCACGAGGCGAGCCAGCTCGTGGGCCAGGTCATGCTGGACCTGATCGACCGCGCGGGGGTCCAGATGGACGCCGCGGGCGGGCTCACGATGGGCGCCGATCCGGTGGGCACCGCCCTCATGCACGCGGCCCGCGAGGCCGGCCGCGCTGTGGACGCCTTCGTGGTGCGCAAGGCGCAGAAGTCCTACGGCATGGGCCGGCAGGTCGAGGGACCTGGCGTGGAGGGCCGCAAGGTCGTGGTGCTCGAGGACACCTCGACCACCGGCGGCTCGGCGCTCGCGGCCGTCGAGGGCGTGCGCAACGCGGGCGGGGAGGTGACCGCGGTGGCCGTCATCGTGGACCGCGCCACGGGCGCGAAGGAGCGCATCGAGGCCGAGGCCGGTGTGCCCTACCTCTACGCCTTCGGAAAGGACGAGCTCGGTCTCGACTGA